A segment of the Thermomicrobiales bacterium genome:
CACAGTAGCGCCAGCGACTGAGCAGCAGCCTGTCAACTGAAGGCCGCTGCTCACGACGTCCTACCTGGTAGGGCGTCTTTCGTTGTTCAATCGCGATGAACGATCGGCAGGTATGTCAGAATGTATGGTCGAGTAAGTGAAGCTCCGAACAGGCGATTCGACAGCCGTGCGCGGGGCTGGCCTGGCACACGCGGCGGAATCAGCTGCAGTCGTCCTCACCTTGCCGGCCTGATTGATGATCGAACGGACTGAGAAGGAGACCGACAATGCTGGACTTACGGCTGATCCGCGAAAAGCCCGAGTTTGTCAAAGAGCAGATCGCCAAGCTGCACACGACCGCGCCGATCGACGAGATCGTCGAGCTGGACGAGCGCCGACGAGCATTGCTGACCGAGGTTGAGACAATGCGCGCGACGCTCAACGAGGGCTCGCGCCAGACCGGCAAGGTCCCTGCCGGCGCAGAGCGCGACGCGCACATCGCAAAGATGCGGCAGCTCGGCGACGAGATCTCGACGCAGAACGAGACCGTCGCCGCGCTCGACAAGGAGCTCCTGCACCTGCAGCTTCTCGTTCCAAATCTCCCAGCGCCGGAAGCACCGGTCGGCGCAGACGAGAACGACAATATTGTGACGAGCACCTGGGGGACGCCGCGCACGTTCGATTTCCAGCCGCGCCCACACTGGGAGCTCGGCGAGCAGCTCGGAATCATCGACTTCGAGCGTGGCGTCAAAGTCTCGGGCTCACGCTTCAACTTCCTGCGTGGCGACGGTGCTCGACTCCAGCGCGCGATCATTTCCTGGATGCTCGATCTGCACCGCGAACAGGGCTACGACGAGGTCTATCCTCCGTATCTCGTGCGCCGCGAAGCCATGGTCGGCACCGGTAACCTGCCAAAGTTCGAGGACACACTGTTCCGCGACGAAGCGGAAGATCTCTGGATGATTCCAACTGCCGAGGTGCCGGTCACAAACATGTATCGAGATGAGATCCTCGACGGTGCGCAACTGCCGATTAACCACACGGCCTACTCGGCCTGCTTCCGGAACGAAAAGGCCAGCGCAGGTCGCGATGTTCGCGGCATCAAGCGCCTGTTCCAGTTCGACAAGGTCGAGATGGTCATGTTTGTCCGGCCCGAAGAATCAAGCGACGCCCACGCTCGGTTGGTCCGTGACGCCGCCGAGACGCTGGAGCGTCTGGAGTTGCCATACCGCAACCTGGAGATCTGCACCGGTGACCTGTCGTTCGTCGCCGCACGCAAGGTCGATCTGGAAGTCTGGGCACCGGGCGTCGATGAGTGGCTGGAAGTGTCGTCCTGCTCAAACTTCCGCGACTTTCAGGCGCGCCGATCGAACATCCGGTTCCGACCGGCAGAAGGCCAGCGACCGCAGTTCGTCCACACACTAAACGGCTCGGGCCTCGGCATGCCGCGAACGATGATCGCGGTCATGGAGAACTACCAGAACGAAGACGGGTCGATCACCATTCCGACGGTCCTCCGGCCATACATGGGCGGCCAGGAACGCATCGGTTAACCGGGCTGAAGTCCTGAAGCAGGCAGTGTAAAATCCAGGGAGCGTCCGTCACAATCGTGGCGGGCGCGACATTGGAGAGGTGGCCGAGTGGTTTAAGGCGGCTGTCTTGAAAACAGTTGAGTGATGAGCTCCGGGGGTTCGAATCCCTCCCTCTCCGCAGCAATAATGCAGACAAGCGCTCGGTTCGTATGAACCGAGCGCTTGTCATTGAGGGCTGAGTTCGCCCAGCCGGTTGTCTACTGCTTGGTCATCCGAACCTGCCAGACTTCCGGGCCTTCTTCGAGGTATTCCCAGGCGATTGCGCCCGGACGCTCGGCCATCAGCTGGTAATAGAGCGGCTTCGGATCGTGGTCGTTAACCAGCCGCATCGTCTCGCCGGCCGCCAGACCGTCAATCTTCTCGAAGATCATCGGATGCCGATCGCGCGGCACCATCCCGCGAACATCCACAACGACCGTCTCACTCGCTTGCGATGACATGGCCTACCCTTTCTCCACCTGCCGCGCGTCGACTCCGGCGCATGCGGCCGATAACACGATCGAGCGGTCCGGACTGCCAGTGACTGGCGATCCGAACGACGTTGCTCAGGAAGCAGCCGATCCCGCCAGCGGCGAGCAGTCCGCCCGCCGTTACAAGAAGATCGACACCCAAGAGAATCCCTGAAGCCGAGGTAATCAGCGCTGCGAGCCAGCAGATCCAGCCGATCCGCGCAACTCGCAGCTTGTAGAGCTCTTCCAGTCGCGGCACCTTCTGGCGGCCAGCAACTGGCGCGTAGCGATTGAGCCAGACGAGGAATGTCGCAATCTTGTAGAAGAAGCCCTGAATGGCGCTAATCATCATCCCGGCGATGCCCAGCCAGACTGCCACCACCCATAACTCGCCTGCTGGGCCGTCACCGCGGATGAAGCCAATGAACAACGCCAGTCCGGCAAGCACACCGCAGCTGGCGGCCGTCATTGCGAATGGAATGTGGACATCGATCTGCCGTCGACGACGCGCGTGATACATGTGGGCGAGCTGGACGAAGAATAGCGCCTGCCCGATCAACACGAGCGCCGATGCCATGATGAACACCGGTCGTGAATGAAATAGCAGGAAGCTCGTCGCCAGTGTCCAGCCGCCGACAAGCGTGAACCCAAGCTCGGCCCAGGCAACGCGATGCCAGAGGCGATCTTCGCTGAGCGTGAACATGCCGACCAGCCGATAGGCGACGCCGAACAGGAGCGGCGTGATCCAGCACAGGATCATCAGTGTCGCGTGGGCGGCCAGCAGCGACAGCGTCCGCCCCTCCAGAAAGCCGGTTGTCTTGTTCAGCGCCAACAGCAGACCCGCAGCAACGCCGAGCGGCAATCCAACGACCGCAGCAGCGATGTGCCAGCGGATGACGCCGCGCTCGGGCGCGGATGCCAGCGTCATCCAGACGATGGCTGCGTACAGGAGCAACGCGGCGAACAGGAGTGTTCCGCCGATTCCCAGGCCGATTTGCCAGGTTGCTACCAAAGATGGCAGGAACAGCAGAACGCCGACGAGATATACCCAGAATGAGAAGCGCGCGACGCGCGGCGCAGCAAGCGGCTCCTGCAACACCACCGGCACGAGCTGATAGCTCGCACCAACGACCAGCGGCGCGACGATGCCGAGCGTGTGGAGATGCACAAACGCCAGCAGCTTCGGCGCGTAAAACGACTCCAGCAGGAGCGGATACGCCACAACGCCGATAATCCCCGTGACCAGCAGCCCGAACATCGCGAGTGCCATGAAGCGCGCTGGAATGTCCAGATCAGGGGCGTGGGCGGAACTGATGCCCCCACTCGGTCGAGGGATCGCAGCTGGCTTCACGGCGCAGCCTCAGCGAACGGTGGCTTCTGGATCAGCACTTCAATCTGATCCGGTGCCAGCTCACGTGTGTCGTGGCGGTAGCCCATCGTATCGAGTTGCGGATAGAGATGCATCGGGCGCCGGACGTGGTGGACGAGCAATGACGAGCCATCCGGCAACGACTCCAGTGCTTCCATGATCTTGATCAACGGCTCTGGCGGAACCAGCTCGCTCACGTCGATCGTGACGCTGGCGTCAGCACTCCCCCAATCCGATTCGGAAACTGGTGGCGCAGGTTGCTTCCGCTCACCGGCAGTCTTCGGCGCGAGCTTCTTGCCCGAGTGGAAGAACCAGATGCGCCATTCGTCCGGCGCGTTGAACTCTGTCCAATGCTCAAAGCCGCGCATGCCCAACACGTCGTACAGCGGAACCGGCTCGAAGCTGTTCAGCAGCAGGAACGCCTGCCCCTCCGGTATCTGCCGCGACACTTCCATGATGGCGCTGAACGGCTCCTCGCCTCGCTCCTGGAATGGACGCGCGTCTAGCTCCTGCGCGACTGTTACGTCGTCGAGCCACGTCGGTTGATCGG
Coding sequences within it:
- the serS gene encoding serine--tRNA ligase, translating into MLDLRLIREKPEFVKEQIAKLHTTAPIDEIVELDERRRALLTEVETMRATLNEGSRQTGKVPAGAERDAHIAKMRQLGDEISTQNETVAALDKELLHLQLLVPNLPAPEAPVGADENDNIVTSTWGTPRTFDFQPRPHWELGEQLGIIDFERGVKVSGSRFNFLRGDGARLQRAIISWMLDLHREQGYDEVYPPYLVRREAMVGTGNLPKFEDTLFRDEAEDLWMIPTAEVPVTNMYRDEILDGAQLPINHTAYSACFRNEKASAGRDVRGIKRLFQFDKVEMVMFVRPEESSDAHARLVRDAAETLERLELPYRNLEICTGDLSFVAARKVDLEVWAPGVDEWLEVSSCSNFRDFQARRSNIRFRPAEGQRPQFVHTLNGSGLGMPRTMIAVMENYQNEDGSITIPTVLRPYMGGQERIG
- a CDS encoding DUF2249 domain-containing protein, with the protein product MSSQASETVVVDVRGMVPRDRHPMIFEKIDGLAAGETMRLVNDHDPKPLYYQLMAERPGAIAWEYLEEGPEVWQVRMTKQ
- a CDS encoding cbb3-type cytochrome c oxidase subunit I, encoding MKPAAIPRPSGGISSAHAPDLDIPARFMALAMFGLLVTGIIGVVAYPLLLESFYAPKLLAFVHLHTLGIVAPLVVGASYQLVPVVLQEPLAAPRVARFSFWVYLVGVLLFLPSLVATWQIGLGIGGTLLFAALLLYAAIVWMTLASAPERGVIRWHIAAAVVGLPLGVAAGLLLALNKTTGFLEGRTLSLLAAHATLMILCWITPLLFGVAYRLVGMFTLSEDRLWHRVAWAELGFTLVGGWTLATSFLLFHSRPVFIMASALVLIGQALFFVQLAHMYHARRRRQIDVHIPFAMTAASCGVLAGLALFIGFIRGDGPAGELWVVAVWLGIAGMMISAIQGFFYKIATFLVWLNRYAPVAGRQKVPRLEELYKLRVARIGWICWLAALITSASGILLGVDLLVTAGGLLAAGGIGCFLSNVVRIASHWQSGPLDRVIGRMRRSRRAAGGERVGHVIASE
- a CDS encoding DUF2249 domain-containing protein — protein: MRLISRKKESDLEVGQPVTGQWRISDVLKIYPDLLDTLVETTPAFEKLRNPALRKVQSRLITVEQAAGIAGIEPRALISRLNAAAGLDVATDDDPDSEDDTPVASDQPTWLDDVTVAQELDARPFQERGEEPFSAIMEVSRQIPEGQAFLLLNSFEPVPLYDVLGMRGFEHWTEFNAPDEWRIWFFHSGKKLAPKTAGERKQPAPPVSESDWGSADASVTIDVSELVPPEPLIKIMEALESLPDGSSLLVHHVRRPMHLYPQLDTMGYRHDTRELAPDQIEVLIQKPPFAEAAP